In a single window of the Halobaculum lipolyticum genome:
- the purM gene encoding phosphoribosylformylglycinamidine cyclo-ligase: MTGDDADAGADADGEPDELTYADAGVDIDASEAATAALVSAVGDAGAEGSDYAGLLDIGDRYLALATDGVGTKLLVAEALGDYSTVGIDCIAMNANDLVAAGVDPVAFVDYLAVDEPDETFSEQVGAGLREGAERAGVALVGGETAVMPEVIKGLDLAGTCAGLVAKDAVFDGHAEPGDAIVGWESSGIHSNGLTLAREAATRDHDYTDPCPFEGYDTVGEALLEPTRIYADLLDPMRDYGVRGAAHVTGGGWTNLDRLGDNRYEVTDPWPVQPVFEFVQAEGNVSDEEMHRTFNMGTGFVAAVDPGSAESLATETDGRVIGTVAEGEGVAIRGLEL, translated from the coding sequence ATGACCGGAGACGACGCGGACGCGGGCGCCGACGCGGACGGGGAACCGGACGAACTCACCTACGCCGACGCCGGCGTCGACATCGACGCCAGCGAGGCGGCGACGGCGGCGCTCGTGTCGGCCGTCGGCGACGCGGGCGCCGAGGGGAGCGACTACGCGGGCCTGCTCGACATCGGCGACCGCTACCTCGCGCTCGCCACCGACGGCGTCGGCACCAAACTGCTCGTGGCGGAGGCGCTGGGCGACTACTCGACGGTCGGCATCGACTGCATCGCGATGAACGCCAACGACCTCGTCGCCGCCGGCGTCGACCCCGTCGCGTTCGTCGACTACCTCGCGGTCGACGAACCCGACGAGACGTTCTCCGAGCAGGTCGGCGCCGGCCTCCGCGAGGGCGCCGAGCGCGCCGGCGTCGCCCTCGTCGGCGGCGAGACGGCCGTGATGCCCGAGGTGATCAAGGGACTCGATCTGGCCGGCACCTGCGCCGGACTCGTCGCCAAGGACGCCGTGTTCGACGGCCACGCCGAGCCGGGCGACGCGATCGTCGGCTGGGAGTCGTCCGGCATCCACTCGAACGGCCTCACGCTCGCCCGCGAGGCCGCCACCCGCGACCACGACTACACCGACCCGTGCCCGTTCGAGGGGTACGACACCGTCGGCGAGGCGCTCCTCGAACCGACGCGCATCTACGCCGACCTCCTCGACCCGATGCGCGACTACGGCGTCCGCGGCGCCGCCCACGTCACCGGCGGCGGCTGGACGAACCTCGACCGCCTCGGCGACAACCGCTACGAGGTCACCGACCCGTGGCCGGTCCAGCCCGTCTTCGAGTTCGTGCAGGCGGAGGGCAACGTCAGCGACGAGGAGATGCACCGCACGTTCAACATGGGGACGGGCTTCGTCGCCGCGGTCGACCCGGGGAGCGCCGAGTCGCTGGCAACGGAGACGGACGGAAGGGTGATCGGCACCGTCGCCGAGGGCGAGGGCGTCGCGATCCGCGGACTGGAACTGTAA
- a CDS encoding acetyl-CoA synthetase — MATDADLDDPSLVGDLVARERRSERLALSAAELDRTYSYFDLCNTACKVGNVLSHRGVREGDRLVVDPVPLPEPVLTFLGAALLGAVTEFDADPGRECDARAVVVPVDREPEFDLPGGSKLLCFGGDPERPATTHWEQEVWSENPAFPPTFHDPADPVLRDPDADRAYSHAALLDAARAAADALALDGDSRVAVRAPLSDPRTVAAGVLAPLLVGGAVSLPDGDASPDATAAVATDAASAVEERVLALEAVSL, encoded by the coding sequence ATGGCCACCGACGCGGACCTCGACGACCCCTCGCTCGTCGGCGACCTCGTCGCCCGCGAGCGCCGCAGCGAGCGCCTCGCCCTGTCCGCCGCCGAGTTGGACCGCACGTACAGCTACTTCGACCTCTGTAACACCGCCTGCAAGGTCGGCAACGTCCTCAGCCACCGCGGCGTCCGCGAGGGCGACCGCCTCGTCGTCGACCCGGTCCCGCTGCCCGAACCGGTGCTCACGTTCCTCGGCGCCGCCTTGCTCGGCGCCGTCACCGAGTTCGACGCCGACCCGGGCCGCGAGTGCGACGCCCGCGCCGTCGTCGTCCCCGTCGACCGGGAGCCGGAGTTCGACCTCCCGGGCGGCTCGAAGCTGCTCTGCTTCGGCGGCGACCCCGAGCGCCCGGCCACGACCCACTGGGAACAGGAGGTGTGGAGCGAGAACCCCGCGTTCCCGCCGACGTTCCACGACCCCGCAGACCCCGTCCTCCGCGACCCGGACGCCGACCGGGCGTACTCCCACGCCGCCCTGCTGGACGCCGCGCGCGCCGCCGCCGACGCGCTCGCCCTCGACGGCGACTCCCGGGTCGCGGTGCGCGCGCCCCTGTCGGACCCCCGGACGGTCGCGGCGGGCGTGCTCGCGCCGCTGCTCGTCGGCGGTGCGGTCTCGCTTCCGGATGGGGACGCCTCGCCGGACGCGACGGCGGCGGTGGCGACGGACGCCGCGTCGGCGGTCGAAGAACGGGTACTCGCGCTGGAGGCGGTGTCGCTCTAG
- a CDS encoding AMP-binding protein, protein MAPTEVDTDEIVHEPSEAFAAATNVRAFEREYGIDGYEELIERTTGEVAGEPASGVDWFWDELVDYLGIDFYTDYDAIRDDTDGPQFTDWYPGGEINVAHNVLDRHAAGDARDDVACVWEGEPGDTREVTFGDLHTQSNRVANYLESVGVETGDTVGLYMPMVPEVMSILYGCFKVGAIAVPIFSGFGVDATATRIDDSECAVLFTADGFYRRGNEVTLKGAADEAIAEVGHVEDVVVYDRLGGSDPGSDVETPWTDDRDEWWADAVADRSDEYDTKALPSDQESMLLYSSGTTGTPKGIVHTHAGVQLQCAKEIHFGFDQQPDDVFWWVSDIGWMMGPWTLIGNHTFGGTVLMYEGAPDHPGPDRFWDMIDRHDVTQFGISPTAIRALRKHGEEPLSGHDLSSLRILGSTGEPWDPESWLWFYEHVGGGEAPIVNISGGTEICGCFLMPMPDQPLKPCTLGGPGLGMDIDIVDEAGESIADSHERGYLVARDSCPSMTKSLWSGDERYLAEYWSRFTEPPLWNHGDWAQQDEDGFWFLHGRADDTLNVAGRKVGPAEIEGVLIDHDTVNAAAAVGVDDETTGTAVVAYVVLEPGVDPSEELKAELRALVGEEHGKPFRPREILFVDAFPKTQSGKIIRRAIASVYAGEDPGDLSSMENPEALEALRDAS, encoded by the coding sequence ATGGCCCCCACGGAGGTCGACACCGACGAGATCGTCCACGAGCCGAGCGAGGCGTTCGCCGCGGCGACGAACGTCCGCGCGTTCGAACGGGAGTACGGCATCGACGGCTACGAGGAACTGATCGAGCGCACGACCGGTGAGGTCGCGGGGGAGCCGGCCTCCGGCGTCGACTGGTTCTGGGACGAACTCGTCGACTACCTCGGGATCGACTTCTACACCGACTACGACGCCATCCGCGACGACACGGACGGCCCGCAGTTCACCGACTGGTACCCCGGCGGCGAGATCAACGTCGCGCACAACGTCCTCGACCGCCACGCCGCCGGCGACGCCCGCGACGACGTGGCGTGCGTCTGGGAGGGCGAACCGGGCGACACGCGCGAGGTGACGTTCGGCGACCTCCACACACAGAGCAACCGGGTGGCGAACTACCTGGAGTCGGTCGGCGTCGAGACGGGCGACACGGTCGGCCTCTACATGCCGATGGTGCCCGAGGTGATGAGCATCCTCTACGGCTGTTTCAAGGTCGGCGCCATCGCGGTCCCGATCTTCTCCGGCTTCGGCGTCGACGCGACCGCGACCCGGATCGACGACTCCGAGTGTGCGGTGCTGTTCACGGCGGACGGCTTCTACCGCCGGGGCAACGAGGTGACGCTCAAGGGCGCCGCCGACGAGGCTATCGCCGAGGTCGGCCACGTCGAGGACGTGGTCGTGTACGACCGGCTGGGGGGGAGCGATCCGGGGAGCGACGTCGAGACGCCGTGGACCGACGACCGCGACGAGTGGTGGGCCGACGCGGTCGCCGACCGCTCGGACGAGTACGACACGAAGGCGCTCCCCAGCGACCAGGAGTCGATGCTGCTGTACTCGTCGGGCACCACCGGCACCCCCAAAGGCATCGTCCACACCCACGCCGGCGTCCAACTGCAGTGCGCCAAAGAGATCCACTTCGGGTTCGACCAGCAGCCGGACGACGTGTTCTGGTGGGTGTCGGACATCGGGTGGATGATGGGCCCGTGGACGCTCATCGGGAACCACACGTTCGGCGGCACGGTGCTGATGTACGAGGGCGCGCCCGACCACCCCGGCCCGGACCGATTCTGGGACATGATCGACCGCCACGACGTGACGCAGTTCGGCATCTCCCCGACCGCGATCCGCGCGCTCCGGAAACACGGCGAGGAGCCGCTTTCGGGCCACGACCTCTCCAGCCTCCGGATCCTCGGGTCGACGGGCGAGCCGTGGGACCCCGAGAGCTGGCTGTGGTTCTACGAGCACGTCGGCGGCGGCGAGGCGCCCATCGTCAACATCTCCGGCGGAACGGAGATCTGCGGCTGTTTCCTCATGCCGATGCCCGACCAGCCGCTCAAGCCGTGCACCCTCGGCGGTCCGGGACTGGGGATGGACATCGACATCGTCGACGAGGCGGGCGAGTCCATCGCCGACAGCCACGAGCGCGGCTACCTCGTCGCGCGCGACTCCTGCCCGAGCATGACCAAGAGCCTCTGGTCGGGCGACGAGCGGTACCTCGCCGAGTACTGGTCGCGGTTCACGGAGCCGCCGCTGTGGAACCACGGCGACTGGGCCCAGCAGGACGAGGACGGCTTCTGGTTCCTCCACGGCCGCGCCGACGACACGCTCAACGTCGCCGGCCGGAAGGTCGGTCCCGCCGAGATCGAGGGGGTGCTCATCGACCACGACACCGTGAACGCCGCGGCGGCCGTCGGCGTCGACGACGAGACGACGGGCACCGCCGTCGTCGCGTACGTGGTGTTGGAGCCGGGCGTCGACCCCTCCGAGGAGCTGAAGGCGGAGCTTCGGGCGCTCGTCGGCGAGGAACACGGCAAGCCGTTCCGGCCCCGCGAGATCCTGTTCGTCGACGCGTTCCCGAAGACGCAGTCGGGGAAGATCATCCGCCGCGCCATCGCCTCGGTGTACGCGGGCGAGGACCCCGGCGACCTCTCCTCGATGGAGAACCCCGAGGCGCTGGAGGCGCTGCGCGACGCGAGCTAG
- a CDS encoding short-chain fatty acid transporter yields the protein MSTRDDGTVVQRFGRGLATTVERWMPSPFLFAILLSYLVFLGGVLLEGEGPAAMVGHWYGGFWALLTFGMQMVLILVTGYAIAYHPRVQDLIGRIAGLTDSGAGAVVLVGVVAMVASWIQWGMGLIVGAVLAREVGRQAYQRGIDVHYPLLCIAGYMGLGLTWHWGLAGSAPLLINTPDNVFIQQGVLDSLVPISETVFSSYSLTLTVLAIVYASLVLYLLAPDAEHAEGIEEFVDESTLGEPDDGGAPDVETPAQAIDQSRLIGGVIAFTGVAFTVWTFAQQGLNALNLNVVNFGFLFVGLLLFTRPRAYQEQFYDAITATGGIVLQFPFYAGIIGMMNGSGLTDTLANALVSVATPTTFPAIAWVTAGIINLFVPSGGGEWTVVGPTVVAAAQELGVPVGKATVAYAVGDAHTNLFQPFWALPLLGITGMRARDIFGYGMAMLLLLIPFLALALTFVPY from the coding sequence ATGTCAACACGCGACGACGGGACGGTCGTACAGCGGTTCGGACGCGGGCTGGCGACGACGGTGGAACGGTGGATGCCGTCGCCGTTCCTGTTCGCCATCCTGTTGAGCTACCTCGTCTTCCTCGGGGGCGTCCTGTTGGAGGGCGAAGGGCCGGCGGCGATGGTCGGCCACTGGTACGGCGGCTTCTGGGCGCTGCTCACGTTCGGGATGCAGATGGTGTTGATCCTCGTGACCGGGTACGCGATCGCGTACCACCCGCGGGTGCAGGACCTGATCGGCCGCATCGCGGGACTCACCGACTCCGGCGCCGGCGCCGTCGTGCTCGTCGGCGTCGTCGCGATGGTCGCCTCGTGGATCCAGTGGGGGATGGGCCTCATCGTCGGCGCCGTCCTCGCCCGCGAGGTCGGCCGACAGGCGTACCAGCGCGGCATCGACGTGCACTACCCGCTGTTGTGTATCGCGGGCTACATGGGGCTGGGTCTGACGTGGCACTGGGGGCTGGCCGGCTCGGCGCCGCTGCTCATCAACACGCCCGACAACGTGTTCATCCAGCAGGGCGTGCTCGACTCGCTGGTGCCCATCTCCGAGACCGTGTTCTCGTCGTACTCGCTCACGCTGACCGTGCTGGCGATCGTGTACGCGTCGCTGGTGTTGTACCTGCTGGCGCCCGACGCCGAGCACGCCGAGGGGATCGAGGAGTTCGTCGACGAGTCGACGCTCGGCGAACCCGACGACGGCGGCGCGCCCGACGTGGAGACGCCCGCCCAGGCGATCGACCAGAGCCGGCTGATCGGCGGCGTCATCGCCTTCACCGGGGTCGCGTTCACCGTCTGGACGTTCGCCCAGCAGGGGCTGAACGCGCTGAACCTCAACGTCGTCAACTTCGGGTTCCTGTTCGTCGGCCTGCTGCTGTTCACCCGGCCGCGCGCCTACCAGGAACAGTTCTACGACGCGATCACCGCCACCGGCGGTATCGTCCTCCAGTTCCCGTTCTACGCGGGGATCATCGGGATGATGAACGGCTCGGGGCTGACCGACACGCTCGCGAACGCGCTCGTGAGCGTCGCGACGCCGACGACGTTCCCCGCCATCGCGTGGGTCACCGCGGGGATCATCAACCTGTTCGTCCCCTCCGGCGGCGGCGAGTGGACCGTCGTCGGCCCGACGGTCGTCGCGGCCGCACAGGAACTCGGCGTCCCGGTCGGGAAGGCGACCGTCGCCTACGCCGTCGGCGACGCGCACACGAACCTGTTCCAGCCGTTCTGGGCGCTCCCGCTGCTGGGTATCACCGGCATGCGCGCCCGCGACATCTTCGGCTACGGGATGGCGATGCTGCTGCTGTTGATCCCGTTCCTCGCGCTCGCGCTCACGTTCGTCCCGTACTGA
- a CDS encoding SDR family NAD(P)-dependent oxidoreductase, with amino-acid sequence MPDDTDDRAAGDEFDPTAAFDLSGRVAVVTGGTRGIGRAVALGLANAGADVVPTSRTPDDVADAVSAVEDRGVDSLACPTDVTDTADVTELFAAVETELGGVDVVVNNAGVNPESALGPPEATTEDAEAFLLDVNLRGALRCARAAAECLRASDGGSLINVASVGGLVGLPRQHPYVASKHGLVGVTKSMALDWAPDVRVNAVAPGYVLTDLTADIEGNDRLMESIRDRTPLARFAEPAEIAGPVVFLASDAASYVTGACLAVDGGWTAR; translated from the coding sequence ATGCCCGACGACACCGACGACCGAGCCGCCGGCGACGAGTTCGACCCGACTGCCGCCTTCGACCTCTCCGGCCGCGTCGCCGTCGTCACCGGCGGCACCCGGGGCATCGGCCGCGCGGTCGCGCTCGGGCTGGCGAACGCCGGCGCCGACGTGGTGCCGACGAGCCGGACGCCCGACGACGTCGCGGACGCGGTCTCGGCCGTCGAGGACCGCGGCGTCGACTCGCTGGCGTGCCCGACGGACGTGACCGACACGGCGGACGTGACGGAACTGTTCGCGGCCGTCGAGACCGAACTCGGCGGCGTCGACGTCGTCGTCAACAACGCCGGCGTCAACCCCGAGAGCGCGCTCGGGCCGCCGGAGGCGACGACCGAGGACGCCGAGGCGTTCCTCCTCGACGTCAACCTCCGCGGGGCGCTCCGGTGTGCCCGCGCGGCCGCCGAGTGCCTCCGCGCGAGCGACGGCGGGAGCCTGATCAACGTCGCGTCCGTCGGGGGACTCGTCGGGTTGCCGCGCCAGCACCCGTACGTCGCCTCGAAACACGGGCTGGTCGGGGTCACGAAGTCGATGGCGCTCGACTGGGCGCCGGACGTCCGGGTCAACGCCGTCGCGCCCGGCTACGTGCTCACCGACCTGACCGCCGACATCGAGGGGAACGACCGGCTGATGGAGTCGATCCGCGATCGGACGCCGCTGGCGCGGTTCGCGGAGCCGGCGGAGATCGCCGGGCCGGTCGTCTTCCTCGCCAGCGACGCCGCGAGCTACGTGACGGGCGCGTGTCTGGCGGTCGACGGCGGCTGGACGGCGCGGTAG
- a CDS encoding GNAT family N-acetyltransferase: MYVRDARNRDEAWLLDRIEEMGLDERSFRSRDYVIAVEEGSNTRAGFGRLRIHKTDDGDYVELTGIGVLDSWRGQGVGAHVIERLVETAGDDEFSEIYCFTPSASFLEQFGFVALDDDEVPDALAERLDVVERDSADPVTPMRLDRDAFVMPDRLRERFKHATAEGDAAEPAVEETAEDFGIDPEEATYKYDTGG; the protein is encoded by the coding sequence ATGTACGTCCGCGACGCCAGAAACCGGGACGAGGCGTGGCTGCTCGACCGCATCGAGGAGATGGGTCTCGACGAGCGGTCGTTCCGGTCGCGGGACTACGTGATCGCCGTCGAGGAGGGGTCGAACACCCGCGCGGGCTTCGGCCGCCTCCGCATCCACAAGACCGACGACGGCGACTACGTCGAGTTGACCGGGATCGGCGTCCTCGACTCGTGGCGCGGGCAGGGCGTCGGCGCCCACGTGATCGAGCGGCTGGTCGAGACGGCCGGCGACGACGAGTTCTCGGAGATCTACTGTTTCACGCCGTCGGCGTCGTTCCTCGAACAGTTCGGCTTCGTCGCGCTCGACGACGACGAGGTGCCCGATGCCCTCGCCGAACGCCTCGACGTCGTCGAGCGCGACAGCGCGGACCCGGTGACGCCGATGCGGCTCGACCGCGACGCGTTCGTCATGCCCGACCGGCTCCGCGAGCGGTTCAAGCACGCGACCGCCGAGGGCGACGCCGCCGAGCCGGCGGTCGAGGAGACGGCCGAGGACTTCGGGATCGACCCCGAGGAGGCGACGTACAAGTACGACACCGGCGGGTAG